The following proteins are encoded in a genomic region of Nicotiana sylvestris chromosome 4, ASM39365v2, whole genome shotgun sequence:
- the LOC104239778 gene encoding signal peptidase complex subunit 2 has product MASTNQTPTKKNPKKANLLDHHSIKNLLDESVTEIVTSKGYPEDVRLSNVRLLIGTIIIAIALVAQFYKKEFPANRDFLIGCIVLYILFNVILQLIIHTKEKNAILFTYPPEGSFNSTGLIVSSKLPRFSDKYTLTVETADPKSISAKPKVEFTKSVTQWFTMDGVLVEGLFWKDVEALVNNYAKEHKKSK; this is encoded by the exons ATGGCTTCCACCAATCAAACTCCCACAAAGAAAAACCCCAAGAAAGCCAATCTTTTAGATCATCACTCTATCAAGAACCTTCTCGATGAGTCAGTCACCGAG ATTGTGACAAGCAAAGGATATCCAGAAGATGTGAGATTGAGTAATGTAAGGTTGTTGATTGGGACAATTATCATAGCAATTGCTCTTGTTGCTCAATTCTACAAAAAGGAGTTTCCTGCTAATCGTGATTTTCTCATTGGCTGCATTGTgtt GTATATTCTGTTCAACGTGATATTGCAGCTGATTATCCACACAAAGGAAAAGAATGCAATTTTGTTCACCTATCCTCCGGAA GGGTCTTTTAACAGCACTGGCTTAATCGTCTCTTCGAAGCTGCCTAGATTCTCTGATAAGTACACACTTACAGTAGAGACTGCTGATCCCAAGTCGATTTCTGCAAAGCCAAAAGTGGAATTTACCAAGAGTGTCACACAATG GTTTACCATGGATGGAGTTCTTGTGGAGGGGCTATTCTGGAAAGATGTTGAAGCCTTAGTTAATAACTATGCTAAGGAACACAAAAAGAGCAAATAA
- the LOC104239779 gene encoding uncharacterized protein — protein sequence MQQQQSIHAVFDKQSNQMKYEYRLSLSASIDVVRLLLNQGLSFRDHDESESSLNIGNFLEVLSRYRDRCEKIKPFVLQNAPKNNKMTSPDIQKNIMTACKIETIKAIIKDLNGDYFSLLVDESFDVSRKEQMAIVLRYVDRKGFVVEAFIGLVHVPDTSVLSLKKVIVNILAHHSLSLSFLRGQCYDGASNMQGDINGLKVLIEQESRSACSIHCFARQLQLTLVAVSKKCAQVGELVLLVSNILNVLGAAFKHMDELRESLKKRLQEALDIGELEKGKGLNQELGLVRAGDTRWGSHYKSFGNFILLFDSIIDVLDTLAEDASILDERAKATGYLRSCQTFEVAFMLYFMKDILGITMILIYRFRKRSKILLMP from the coding sequence ATGCAACAACAACAGTCCATTCACGCTGTATTTGACAAACAGTCTAATCAAATGAAATATGAATATCGGCTTAGCTTAAGTGCTTCAATTGATGTGGTAAGACTTCTCTTGAATCAAGGATTGTCATTCCGTGATCACGATGAAAGTGAATCGTCATTGAACATAGGTAACTTTCTTGAAGTTCTTTCAAGGTACCGAGATAGATGTGAAAAGATTAAGCCTTTTGTATTGCAAAATGctccaaaaaataataaaatgacttCTCCAGACATCCAAAAAAATATTATGACCGCATGTAAGATAGAAACAATTAAGGCTATAATAAAGGACCTAAATGGTGACTACTTTTCTCTATTAGTTGATGAATCTTTTGATGTGTCACGAAAAGAGCAAATGGCTATTGTTTTAAGATATGTTGATAGAAAAGGATTTGTAGTGGAGGCATTTATTGGACTTGTTCATGTTCCTGATACTAGTGTTTTATCCCTGAAGAAAGTAATTGTTAACATACTTGCTCATCATTCATTAAGTTTATCTTTTTTACGTGGACAATGTTATGACGGGGCAAGTAATATGCAAGGTGATATCAATGGTCTTAAAGTTTTGATTGAACAAGAAAGTAGATCGGCTTGTTCTATTCATTGTTTTGCTCGCCAACTTCAATTAACTCTTGTGGCAGTTTCAAAAAAGTGTGCTCAAGTGGGAGAACTTGTGCTATTAGTTTCAAATATTTTGAATGTGTTGGGAGCTGCTTTTAAACATATGGATGAACTTCGAGAATCTTTAAAAAAAAGACTCCAAGAGGCATTAGATATAGGTGAGCTAGAAAAAGGTAAAGGTTTGAATCAAGAGCTTGGTCTTGTTAGAGCCGGTGATACTCGTTGGGGATCTCACTACAAGTCGTTTGGAAATTTTATACTTTTGTTTGACTCTATTATTGATGTACTTGATACTCTTGCTGAAGATGCAAGTATTTTAGATGAAAGAGCTAAGGCAACAGGATATCTTAGAAGTTGCCAAACGTTTGAGGTTGCTTTCATGTTGTATTTTATGAAAGATATTTTGGGAATCACAATGATCTTAATATATCGCTTTAGAAAAAGGAGCAAGATATTGCTAATGCCATGA
- the LOC104239781 gene encoding uncharacterized protein has product MLTFQIQIRISASILIMFIVKTLRATAFGLYGYMNFTKSGFAEHAKKFKPEDMQVQMEGKNCIVTGANSGIGFATAEGLASRGATVYMLCRNKERGEAALTKIHSITGNKNVYLEVCDISSVNDVKSFASRFCSKDVPVHVLVNNAGLLESNRVITQEGYELSFATNVLGTYTLTELMLPLLEKAAPDARVITVASGGMYTAPLTTDLQFSSNKFDGVEQYARNKRVQVALTEKWAEMYKDKGVRFYSMHPGWAETPGVSKSLPDFSKSFEGQLRSSEEGADTVIWLALQPKEKLVSGQFYFDRAEAPKHLPLTGTNNSHSAIDSIIEKLRSLAGS; this is encoded by the exons ATGCTTacatttcaaattcaaattcgTATCTCCGCTTCAATTCTCATCATGTTTATTGTGAAA ACATTGAGAGCTACGGCATTTGGGCTTTATGGCTATATGAATTTCACAAAGTCTGGTTTTGC GGAACACGCAAAGAAGTTCAAGCCAGAGGATATGCAAGTTCAAATGGAAGGAAAGAATTGCATTGTCACAGGTGCAAATTCCGGCATTGGTTTTGCAACTGCTGAAGGCCTCGCTTCACG TGGGGCGACTGTCTACATGTTATGCCGTAATAAGGAGAGGGGAGAGGCCGCTCTTACCAAAATTCACTCAATCACTGGAAATAAAAATGTTTACTTGGAG GTCTGTGATATTTCATCGGTCAATGATGTCAAATCCTTCGCTTCCAGGTTTTGTTCAAAAGATGTACCTGTCCATGTCCTG GTTAACAATGCTGGCCTGCTTGAAAGCAATCGTGTCATCACTCAAGAAGG ATATGAGCTGAGTTTTGCTACCAATGTTCTTGGCACTTACACCTTGACAGAGTTGATGTTACCACTCCTTGAGAAGGCGGCACCTGATGCTCGTGTTATCACAGTTGCCTCGGGTGGGATGTACACAGCGCCACTGACAACTGATTTACAG TTTAGTAGTAACAAGTTTGATGGGGTGGAACAGTATGCTCGGAACAAGAGAGTTCAG GTTGCATTGACAGAAAAATGGGCTGAAATGTACAAGGATAAAGGTGTTCGTTTCTACTCCATGCATCCGGGGTGGGCCGAAACGCCTGGAGTATCCAAGAGTTTGCCGGATTTTTCAAAATC GTTTGAAGGACAACTTAGAAGTAGTGAGGAAGGTGCAGATACAGTAATCTGGTTGGCTTTACAACCAAAAGAGAAGTTGGTTTCTGGACAATTTTATTTTGATAGAGCTGAAGCACCTAAACATCTGCCACTGACAGGCACCAACAACTCCCATTCCGCTATAGACTCCATAATCGAGAAACTTAGATCTTTGGCCGGCTCATGA